In a genomic window of Glycine max cultivar Williams 82 chromosome 13, Glycine_max_v4.0, whole genome shotgun sequence:
- the LOC100306530 gene encoding uncharacterized protein LOC100306530, whose amino-acid sequence MTENNPKTHYPSSGGIPSPSDDGPKKLPGKQKMHFNPPEKEIPDAATLRDQWRYAIRQYSKWYSHAWGTAILAGTAFFALGWFIKGENPIPSFNSNKDKDKDNHNSHP is encoded by the coding sequence ATGACTGAGAATAACCCCAAAACCCATTACCCTTCTTCGGGTGGGATTCCCAGTCCCAGTGATGATGGCCCAAAAAAGCTTCCAGGGAAGCAGAAGATGCATTTCAACCCGCCAGAGAAAGAGATTCCGGACGCGGCCACTCTGAGGGATCAATGGAGGTATGCCATTAGGCAGTACAGTAAATGGTACTCTCACGCTTGGGGCACTGCCATTCTCGCTGGCACCGCCTTCTTCGCCCTCGGCTGGTTCATCAAAGGAGAGAACCCCATACCCTCTTTCAACTCTAACAAAGACAAAGACAAAGACAATCACAATTCTCACCCCTGA
- the LOC100783534 gene encoding ras-related protein RABA1f, protein MGAYRADEDYDYLFKVVLIGDSGVGKSNLLSRFTKNEFSLESKSTIGVEFATRSIRVDEKVLKAQIWDTAGQERYRAITSAYYRGAVGALLVYDVTRHVTFENMERWLKELRDHTDANIVVMLVGNKADLRHLRAVSTEEATAFAEREKTFFMETSALESMNVENAFTEVLTQIYHVVSKKALEIGDDPAALPKGQTINVGSRDDVSAVKKDGCCSA, encoded by the exons ATGGGGGCGTATAGAGCTGATGAGGATTACGATTATCTGTTCAAGGTTGTGCTGATTGGGGACTCTGGTGTGGGAAAATCGAACCTTTTGTCTAGGTTCACCAAGAACGAATTCAGCCTTGAATCCAAGTCCACCATTGGGGTTGAGTTTGCCACCAGAAGCATTAGGGTTGATGAAAAGGTACTCAAGGCTCAGATTTGGGACACTGCTGGCCAGGAAAG GTACCGAGCAATCACTAGTGCATATTATCGAGGAGCCGTTGGTGCTTTATTAGTCTATGATGTTACCCGCCATGTTACATTTGAAAATATGGAGAGATGGTTGAAGGAGCTCAGAGATCACACAGATGCCAACATTGTGGTTATGCTTGTTGGGAACAAAGCAGATTTGCGTCATCTGAGAGCAGTTTCTACTGAAGAAGCTACAGCTTTTGCGGAACGGGAGAAAACGTTTTTCATGGAAACATCTGCCCTCGAGTCCATGAACGTTGAAAATGCCTTCACAGAAGTGCTGACACAGATCTATCATGTTGTAAGCAAGAAGGCCCTTGAAATTGGTGATGATCCAGCAGCATTACCAAAAGGACAGACGATAAATGTTGGGTCTCGTGATGACGTATCGGCTGTTAAGAAAGATGGATGTTGTTCTGCTTGA
- the LOC100785125 gene encoding WUSCHEL-related homeobox 9 codes for MASSNRHWPSMFKSKPCNPHHQWQHDINSSLISTSCHRSPYSSGGGGGCEERSPEPKPRWNPKPEQIRILEAIFNSGMVNPPRDEIRKIRAQLQEYGQVGDANVFYWFQNRKSRSKHKLRHLQNSSSKNLNHHHHLVDQNHHTPTSLPQTATTAPSSSSSSSSEKSSPKELIIPTTKVFSIGFSDVMPNSPTASVNQTYFQTRINESIMLPSPPPPVEAFFFPVQQQHHGVTSSSQGFCFSELSNVVHQHNSVGPCTSLLLSEIVGHGVASASASKKDKSQVKIMHQPSLLNFCVTTPTTTAPSTTTTVVVPPITTTSSTTVPSPLMHQLQGIGDPGGAARSMVFINDVAFEVALGPFNVREAFGDDAVLIHASTGQPVLTNQWGLTLHSLQHGACYYLI; via the exons ATGGCTTCTTCTAATAGACACTGGCCAAGCATGTTCAAGTCCAAGCCCTGCAACCCTCACCACCAATGGCAGCATGACATCAACTCCTCCCTCATCTCCACTAGCTGCCACAGAAGCCCTTACTCTTCCG GAGGAGGTGGTGGTTGTGAGGAGAGAAGTCCAGAGCCAAAGCCAAGGTGGAACCCAAAACCTGAGCAAATCCGAATACTGGAGGCTATATTCAACTCTGGAATGGTGAATCCTCCGAGGGATGAGATAAGGAAGATAAGGGCACAGTTGCAAGAGTATGGGCAAGTGGGTGATGCCAATGTCTTCTATTGGTTCCAGAACCGCAAGTCCAGGAGCAAGCACAAGCTTCGCCATCTCCAAAACTCATCATCAAAGAACCTGAACCACCATCACCACCTTGTTGATCAAAATCATCATACTCCCACTTCTCTCCCTCAAACCGCTACTACTGCACCCTCATCCTCATCATCTTCATCGTCTGAGAAATCTTCCCCAAAAGAGCTTATAATACCTACCACCAAGGTGTTCTCCATTGGATTCTCCGATGTGATGCCTAATTCTCCCACTGCTTCTGTGAACCAGACCTATTTTCAGACCCGAATTAATGAGTCCATTATGCTTccgtcaccaccaccaccagttGAGGCTTTCTTCTTCCCAgtgcaacaacaacatcatggAGTAACATCATCATCACAAGGGTTTTGCTTCTCTGAGCTGTCCAATGTTGTTCATCAACACAACAGCGTTGGTCCTTGCACTAGCCTCTTGCTTAGTGAGATCGTAGGCCATGGTGTTGCTTCTGCTTCTGCCTCAAAGAAAGACAAGTCTCAGGTGAAAATAATGCACCAGCCCTCACTGCTTAATTTCTGTGTCACCACTCCAACAACAACAGCTCCTTCTACTACAACCACTGTTGTTGTACCTCCCATCACTACTACCTCCTCTACTACTGTTCCATCCCCCCTCATGCATCAACTTCAAG GTATTGGAGATCCAGGTGGTGCGGCGAGATCAATGGTGTTCATTAACGATGTGGCATTCGAGGTGGCTTTGGGGCCCTTCAATGTGCGTGAAGCCTTTGGAGATGATGCTGTGCTCATCCATGCCAGCACTGGTCAACCTGTGCTAACAAACCAATGGGGTCTCACTCTTCATTCACTCCAGCATGGCGCTTGTTATTATTTG ATATAG